Proteins from one Drosophila gunungcola strain Sukarami chromosome 3R, Dgunungcola_SK_2, whole genome shotgun sequence genomic window:
- the LOC128263449 gene encoding cytochrome P450 315a1, mitochondrial: protein MRVKRERPGPLSWLRHLLDELLVRILSLSLFRAKCKPPPADSFSGLESSPVAKYVPIPRVKGLPLVGTLLDLIAAGGATHLHKYIDARHRQYGPIFRERLGGTQDAVFVSSANLMRGVFQHEGQYPQHPLPDAWTLYNQQHACQRGLFFMEGAEWLHNRRILNRLLLNGNLNWMDVHIESCTRRMVEQWRSRTAEVAMAAIPLEEGGEIRSYELPLLEQQLYRWSIEVLCCIMFGTSVLTCPKIQSALDHFTQIVHKVFEHSSRLMTFPPRLAQMLRLPIWRDFEANVDEVLREGAAIIDHCIGVQQDQKQPHEEALFQRLQAAEVPGEMIKRIFVDLVIAAGDTTAFSSQWALFALSQEPLLQKRLARERSTNDSRLLHGLIKESLRLYPVAPFIGRYLPQDAQLGGHFIEKDTMVLLSLYTAGRDPSHFEQPDRVLPERWCIGQSEQVHQSHGSLPFAIGQRSCIGRRVAIKQLHSLLGRCVSQFEMRCLNEQPVDSVLRMVTVPDQTLRLALRPRTV from the exons ATGAGAGTGAAGAGGGAGCGGCCGGGCCCGCTGAGCTGGCTGCGCCACCTGCTCGACGAGCTCCTGGTGCGAATCCTCAGCCTGAGCCTCTTTCGGGCCAAGTGCAAGCCGCCGCCTGCGGACAGCTTTTCCGGGCTGGAATCGTCGCCCGTTGCCAAATACGTGCCCATTCCGAGGGTGAAGGGACTGCCGCTAGTCGGGACCCTACTGGATCTTATCGCCGCCGGAGGAGCCACGCA CCTTCATAAGTACATCGATGCCCGGCACCGGCAGTATGGACCTATCTTCCGGGAGCGACTGGGCGGCACTCAGGATGCAGTGTTCGTGTCGTCAGCGAATCTGATGCGTGGAGTCTTCCAGCACGAGGGTCAGTATCCGCAGCATCCGCTGCCGGATGCCTGGACGCTCTATAACCAGCAGCATGCCTGCCAACGTGGATTGTTCTTCAT GGAGGGCGCCGAGTGGCTGCACAACCGACGCATACTTAATCGCCTGCTGCTCAACGGAAATTTGAATTGGATGGACGTGCATATTGAGAGCTGTACCAGACGGATGGTGGAGCAGTGGCGGAGTCGCACGGCGGAGGTGGCGATGGCGGCGATTCCGCTGGAGGAGGGAGGCGAGATCCGGAGCTACGAGCTGCCCCTGCTGGAGCAGCAGCTCTATCGCTGGTCCATAGAGG TACTGTGCTGCATAATGTTCGGGACCAGCGTGCTCACCTGCCCCAAAATCCAGTCCGCCCTGGATCACTTCACCCAGATTGTGCACAAGGTTTTCGAGCATAGCTCGCGTCTGATGACATTTCCGCCCCGTTTGGCCCAGATGCTGCGCCTGCCCATCTGGCGCGACTTCGAGGCCAATGTGGATGAGGTGCTGCGCGAGGGGGCCGCCATCATCGATCACTGCATCGGAGTGCAGCAGGATCAGAAGCAACCACATGAGGAGGCCCTCTTTCAGCGTCTGCAGGCGGCAGAAGTGCCAGGCGAGATGATCAAGCGGATATTTGTGGACTTGGTCATTGCAGCAGGTGACACG ACCGCATTTAGCAGCCAGTGGGCTTTGTTTGCCCTTTCCCAGGAACCGCTGCTCCAGAAACGCTTGGCCAGAGAGCGATCCACCAATGATTCTCGGCTGCTGCATGGCCTGATCAAGGAGTCACTGCGTCTGTACCCCGTGGCGCCCTTCATTGGTCGATATCTGCCCCAGGATGCGCAATTGGGCGGGCACTTCATCGAAAAAGAC ACAATGGTGCTGCTCTCGCTGTACACGGCTGGGCGCGATCCGTCTCACTTCGAGCAGCCGGATAGGGTGCTGCCGGAGCGCTGGTGCATCGGCCAGTCGGAGCAGGTGCATCAGTCACACGGCAGCCTGCCCTTCGCCATTGGCCAGCGGTCTTGCATCGGTCGCCGTGTGGCAATCAAGCAGCTGCACTCCCTGCTGGGCCGCTGTGTCTCCCAGTTCGAAATGAGATGCCTCAACGAGCAGCCCGTCGACAGCGTACTCCGCATGGTAACCGTGCCCGACCAGACGCTGCGGTTGGCCCTACGGCCCCGAACCGTGTGA
- the LOC128263440 gene encoding sphingomyelin phosphodiesterase 4 produces MSQTMPPENLSSRLLTVLSLPLLDRLHELSILFDRCTLRQIQEIFPHIVHSIFGINGNPLGWGLRTTTLENSPLHFQTLHQFFGVCGPWMHLCHRLLLDQCKFELDINLLPAKFVSMLQSGQSPRFYAELINIDSMKHQVATLSLNAFDFYVIHFVLYALQPLHSINPIAMQIHNVRSKTIYLKLVSEYLNNFLPLVPDARIEPVQFSSGVKAPQPLPAQALQPQRQPRYIKIPSSFRNGGNVSGRGGSPTSSGGSGNTSPQSNSPNASANRAYAWRSESVLHFFVDIWLRYDIESEHHLPSSDFVRGVRTLVKQVHFFANGAQQDHTSLCALRKVSLSMVKARIYAFLCGLIDRWPLDSSLMVVLELWLSYIQPWRYTMAALNNKTPSLAYRPPILSCFDGFIIDNLIMYTHIFMQLLPHFGRLDYTVYRNAFMLYRLATMFAQHDLVERLQRFERIHAGNAYGFDSPQRQVNMMNKSYSPGSQWNHVVNTHSAKLFSHPMQVQMESFLFLISMARNSVLRDISSLRNEIAERQRSEGFLKNFFNKLFRECTQDELTLREFSRIPEVLRQCIDAFCRTFNVDQANLSMHENLPEEPCPPASTTVQNFSFFDSSNSLDRSKLNPHQMSLNASNMHATVDPAMLPIQTNEVRSLVRILHFVSEKINRKYGSQIQAFYVRDDYCGKVARQLLYAPMTEQWFDKSSGQVDMCESVVPPRVCLRSLGSIPVLVTIAAVLVLGQLIWGAPIVGLLILGTVLLVYTLLQALFS; encoded by the exons ATGTCGCAGACAATGCCGCCAGAGAACCTAAGC AGCCGCCTGTTGACGGTGCTCAGTCTGCCTTTGCTGGATCGCCTGCACGAGTTGAGCATCCTGTTCGATCGCTGCACTCTGCGGCAGATCCAGGAGATATTTCCCCACATCGTGCACTCCATTTTCGGGATCAATGGCAATCCCTTGGGCTGGGGCCTGCGGACGACGACTTTGGAGAACAGTCCGCTGCACTTCCAGACGCTGCACCAGTTCTTCGGCGTGTGTGGTCCCTGGATGCACCTCTGCCACCGCCTGCTCCTGGACCAGTGCAAGTTCGAGCTGGACATCAATTTGCTGCCG GCCAAGTTCGTTAGCATGTTGCAGTCTGGCCAGAGTCCCAGATTCTATGCGGAGCTCATCAATATCGACTCGATGAAGCACCAGGTGGCCACGCTCTCGCTGAACGCCTTCGACTTCTACGTGATCCACTTCGTGCTGTACGCTCTGCAGCCGCTGCACTCCATTAATCCCATCGCCATGCAGATCCACAATGTGCGCAGCAAGACGATCTATCTGAAGCTGGTGTCCGAGTACCTCAACAACTTCCTGCCCCTCGTTCCCGATGCCCGGATAGAACCCGTCCAATTCAGTAGCGGCGTTAAGGCTCCACAGCCGCTACCCGCCCAGGCATTGCAGCCGCAAAGGCAGCCACGCTACATCAAGATTCCCAGCTCTTTTCGTAACGGAGGAAACGTTTCCGGAAGAGGAGGAAGTCCGACATCCAGTGGTGGCAGCGGGAACACCTCACCGCAGTCCAACAGCCCAAATGCCAGCGCAAACAGGGCCTACGCCTGGCGTTCGGAGAGTGTTCTCCACTTTTTTGTGGACATTTGGCTGCGTTACGACATCGAGTCGGAGCACCACCTGCCCAGCAGCGATTTTGTGCGCGGCGTACGCACCTTGGTAAAGCAGGTCCACTTCTTTGCCAATGGGGCTCAGCAGGATCACACTTCACTCTGCGCTCTGCGCAAGGTGTCGTTAAGCATGGTAAAAGCCAGGATCTACGCCTTTCTGTGCGGCTTGATTGATCGTTGGCCCCTGGACAGCTCGCTGATGGTGGTGCTGGAGCTCTGGCTGAGTTACATCCAACCGTGGAGGTACACCATGGCAGCTTTAAACAATAAGAC ACCTAGCCTTGCCTACAGGCCGCCCATTCTGTCCTGCTTTGATGGTTTCATCATCGATAATCTGATTATGTACACGCACATATTCATGCAGCTGCTGCCGCACTTTGGGCGCTTGGACTATACCGTCTATCGAAATGCCTTTATGCTGTATCGCCTGGCTACAATGTTCGCCCAGCATGATTTAGTGGAGCGGTTGCAGCGTTTCGAGCGTATACATGCGGGCAATGCCTATGGCTTCGACTCGCCGCAGAGACAGGTCAACATGATGAA CAAATCCTATTCGCCAGGCTCTCAGTGGAACCATGTGGTTAACACACACTCGGCCAAGCTGTTTAGTCACCCCATGCAGGTTCAGATGGAGAGCTTCcttttcttgatcagcatggCTCGAAACTCTGTGCTCAGGGACATTTCTTCGTTGCGAAACGAAATTGCAGAGAGACAGCGCTCTGAGGGATTCCTAAAGAACTTCTTCAACAAGCTCTTTCGCGAGTGCACCCAGGATGAATTAACCCTGCGCGAGTTCAGTCGCATTCCGGAGGTTCTGCGTCAATGCATTGATGCCTTCTGCCGAACGTTTAAT GTGGATCAGGCCAATCTGTCCATGCACGAGAACCTGCCAGAGGAACCTTGTCCACCTGCCTCGACAACGGTGCAAAATTTTAGCTTTTTCGACTCCAGCAACTCTTTAGACAGGTCTAAGCTGAACCCGCACCAAATGTCCCTCAATGCCTCCAATATGCATGCCACTGTTGATCCAGCAATGCTGCCCATACAGACTAATGAGGTCAGATCGCTAGTGAGGATACTGCACTTTGTCTCCGAGAAAATCAACAGGAAg taTGGCAGCCAGATACAAGCGTTCTATGTTCGCGACGATTACTGTGGAAAGGTAGCGAGGCAACTCCTGTACGCTCCAATGACGGAGCAGTGGTTCGACAAGAGCTCTGGCCAAGTGGATATGTGTGAGAGCGTGGTTCCTCCGCGGGTTTGCCTACGATCTTTAGGCTCTATTCCCGTTCTCGTTACGATCGCCGCTGTCTTAGTCCTTGGGCAACTAATATGGGGAGCCCCAATCGTGGGTCTATTAATTCTGGGCACTGTGCTGCTAGTCTACACCTTGCTGCAGGCACTCTTTTCCTAA